The Coccidioides posadasii str. Silveira chromosome 3, complete sequence genome contains a region encoding:
- a CDS encoding uncharacterized protein (EggNog:ENOG410PJ2R~COG:O~BUSCO:8789at33183), whose product MPSNNIVNSPFSTSIAPGRGEVVLSILPPGIPSLSTLSYRYPLKLLSRVPGCELDSKFPASATTPVHLYLLSYGGGLLPGDHIDVTIKLRPRSRLIVTTPQGSTKIYKTESQAKRGDVARRGTNVSKLDRSQQIINVELSTESAILYLPDPSVPFERSKYEQIQRFTLLQGERSPQPVTDDIEAKRAHQASLCLLDWVTEGRSARGEKWSFDFWEGRNEIWARDCRTSKSRLLVRDTVTLCNEGSTIPDENGTPRRDDNLRRRQAYLSTAPLSIASRTASHGVLGTLILYGPVFESLSTFFMEKFSSLPRIGTRLSSSPDSEAKSKSKDSDITWTAARVRSGFVIVKFGAPDFESAKRWLGSIFREEGSVEKEFGDEALSYL is encoded by the coding sequence ATGCCCTCCAACAACATCGTAAACTCGCCGTTCTCGACCTCAATTGCACCTGGACGCGGTGAAGTCGTACTCTCAATTCTTCCTCCCGGGATCCCTTCCCTTAGCACCCTTTCTTACAGATACCCTTTGAAGCTGCTCTCGCGTGTACCCGGCTGCGAGCTTGATTCTAAATTCCCCGCCTCTGCGACTACACCAGTACATTTATATCTCCTTTCCTATGGTGGCGGTCTCTTACCAGGGGACCATATCGATGTCACGATAAAGTTACGGCCGCGCAGCCGGCTTATAGTTACTACTCCCCAAGGTAGCACGAAGATATACAAGACTGAATCCCAGGCGAAAAGAGGCGACGTTGCTCGGCGGGGTACCAATGTCTCCAAACTGGATAGAAGCCAGCAGATAATAAATGTCGAATTATCTACTGAATCCGCTATACTTTACTTGCCTGATCCTTCTGTACCATTTGAAAGGAGTAAATATGAGCAGATTCAGCGTTTTACACTTCTTCAGGGGGAACGTTCGCCTCAGCCAGTAACGGACGACATAGAAGCTAAGAGAGCTCATCAAGCCAGTCTCTGTCTGCTCGACTGGGTAACAGAAGGCCGTAGTGCAAGGGGCGAGAAATGGTCATTTGACTTCTGGGAGGGCCGTAATGAGATATGGGCTCGGGACTGCCGGACGAGCAAGAGCAGGCTTCTTGTCCGCGACACGGTAACATTATGCAACGAGGGTAGTACTATCCCAGACGAGAATGGCACGCCAAGGAGAGATGATAATCTTCGCAGGCGACAAGCGTATCTTTCGACGGCTCCTCTCTCGATAGCATCCCGGACCGCTTCTCACGGCGTCCTCGGCACCTTAATTCTATACGGACCCGTATTTGAATCTCTTTCCACGTTTTTCATGGAAAAGTTTTCTTCGCTGCCCCGAATTGGTACTCGTCTCTCTTCGTCTCCCGACTCAGAGGCCAAATCAAAGTCCAAAGACAGTGATATTACATGGACTGCAGCGCGAGTCCGCTCAGGCTTCGTGATAGTCAAATTTGGTGCACCTGATTTCGAATCAGCCAAACGCTGGCTAGGCAGTATATTCCGCGAAGAAGGCAGCGTTGAGAAGGAGTTTGGCGACGAGGCACTGTCATATCTCTAA
- the AIM6 gene encoding Altered inheritance of mitochondria protein 6 (EggNog:ENOG410PITV~COG:S~TransMembrane:1 (i99-128o)) yields the protein MPPSAGSTASLDDASVPSEPLLDDDGLSTETPWWYERGIQSPLCYLRWIPLRRRFAQLALWLRSGDEKGDLEQSGFNDRRRLTLSTTLCFCRRSRRVRLLLFIILGGLTMLGLVQLISLLSGVFVSFFPSYIDRNVDLWGKTGDPSEYLAHWPTDQTADIRPVACHSHNDYWRQVPLYSSIKAGCISVEADVWLFDNDLYVGHTKSSLAINRTLTSLYLDPLLTLLAKQNPVTRFQPGYDGPPHGIFDTKPFQTLVLLVDFKTNGHDIWPYLTSQLSPFREKGYLTYFNGTTVIERPITVVATGNAPFDLVVANSTHRDIFFDAPLAELAASDSSVTHASIPYDFRNSYYASVSFHKSIGFPWRFQLSEKQLYLLRAQIKGAHDRGLKVRYWDSPAWPYSLRNQIWTELVREGVDILNVDDLKSATGKDWTRI from the exons ATGCCACCGTCCGCGGGCTCCACCGCCTCTCTCGACGACGCCTCGGTCCCGTCAGAACCGCTCCTGGACGACGACGGGCTTTCGACTGAGACACCATGGTGGTATGAAAGAGGGATTCAGAGTCCTTTGTGTTATTTGAGATGGATACCGTTGCGCCGCCGGTTCGCTCAGCTTGCGCTTTGGCTTCGAAGTGGAGACGAAAAGGGAGACCTTGAGCAGAGCGGATTTAACGACCGTCGTCGCTTGACTTTGAGTACGACGCTTTGTTTCTGTCGAAGATCGAGAAGAGTGCGTTTACTACTCTTCATTATCTTGGGTGGTCTGACCATGCT GGGCCTTGTCCAGCTGATTTCACTTCTTTCTGGAGTTTTTGTATCATTCTTCCCGAGCTACATAGATAGGAATGTTGACCTTTGGGGAAAAACTGGCGACCCGAGCGAGTACCTTGCACACTGGCCGACAGATCAGACTGCCGATATTAGACCTGTGGCTTGTCATTCCCATAATGATTACTGGCGACAAGTGCCCCTCTACTCTTCTATTAAAGCTGGCTGCATTAGTGTAGAGGCAGATGTATGGCTGTTCGATAACGACCTTTATGTCGGGCATACGAAGTCTTCGCTCGCCATTAATCGGACGTTGACGAGTCTCTACCTTGACCCGCTTCTTACTTTGCTTGCAAAGCAGAATCCTGTCACTCGATTTCAACCTGGCTATGATGGACCTCCACATGGAATATTTGACACCAAGCCGTTCCAAACACTTGTCCTTCTGGTAGATTTCAAGACCAATGGGCACGACATTTGGCCATATCTAACTTCTCAGCTATCTCCTTTTCGAGAAAAGGGGTATCTTACTTACTTTAACGGGACAACTGTTATCGAAAGGCCGATAACCGTCGTTGCAACCGGTAATGCACCCTTTGACCTCGTTGTGGCCAATTCGACACACCGAGATATCTTCTTCGATGCGCCCTTGGCAGAGCTAGCAGCTTCTGATTCAAGCGTCACTCATGCATCAATTCCTTACGACTTCAGAAATAGCTATTATGCTTCAGTCTCCTTTCACAAGTCTATTGGCTTCCCTTGGAGATTCCAATTATCCGAAAAGCAACTATATCTTTTGAGAGCCCAAATCAAAGGTGCGCACGATAGAGGACTCAAAGTACGATATTGGGACAGCCCTGCCTGGCCCTATAGCTTGCGAAACCAGATTTGGACGGAACTGGTTCGTGAAGGTGTAGATATCTTGAATGTTGACGATTTAAAGAGCGCAACCGGGAAAGACTGGACTAGGATTTGA
- a CDS encoding uncharacterized protein (EggNog:ENOG410Q5AP~COG:S) — translation MDDEDAAVLPVPEDHEGHFVDETFSDATSAYSASLTPSITNYPEEHGRRYHAFRRGRYLLPNDDKEMQRLDLVDEMIKLTLGGLHLAPIGPNPQRVLDIGTGSGAWAIRFADEYPSAEVIGNDLSPTQPADIPPNVKFLVDDVEEEWEYGSRPFDFIHSRYMVFAIRDMKHLIQQAFNALRPGGWLEVQDFDSRINSPDNTIRGTCLEYWNKSTVDAFESMGFWTRIGPEYSDLLNDAGFVNIQMKKFPIPLGKWAKDENYKRLGELNVKQLTEVLEAASMAVLTRSGWAEQEIYAMCAGARNDARNRRIHAKLDFYVFTAQRPPPSGATENT, via the exons ATGGATGACGAAGACGCTGCTGTTCTTCCAGTGCCGGAGGACCATGAAGGTCAT TTCGTAGATGAGACTTTCTCGGACGCGAC GTCTGCGTACTCGGCTTCTTTGACGCCAAGTATCACGAATTACCCCGAAGAGCACGGAAGGCGGTACCATGCGTTTCGACGAGGAC GATATCTCCTCCCAAACGATGACAAGGAAATGCAGCGCCTAGATTTGGTCGATGAAATGATAAAGTTGACCTTGGGAGGATTGCACCTGGCCCCGATAGGGCCCAATCCTCAGAGAGTGTTGGATATCGGAACGGGTTCTGGTGCT TGGGCTATCAGGTTTG CCGACGAGTATCCTTCTGCAGAG GTAATTGGAAATGACCTGAGTCCCACGCAACCCGCAGA CATCCCTCCAAATGTCAAGTTCCTTGTCGACGATGTcgaggaggagtgggaatACGGAAGTCGCCCGTTCGATTTCATCCATTCTCGCTATATGGTATTCGCCATCAGAGATATGAAGCATCTTATCCAGCAGGCTTTTAA TGCCTTGAGACCAGGGGGTTGGCTGGAAGTCCAGGATTTCGACTCGAGGATAAACTCACCAGACAATACCATCAGAGGCACATGCCTTGAATATTGGAACAAATCTACCGTTGATGCATTCGAAAGTATGGGTTTTTGGACACGGATTGGGCCTGAATATTCAGATTTGCTAAATGACGCTGGCTTCGTCAATATCCAAATGAAAAAATTCCCCATACCTCTCGGGAAATGGGCCAAAGACGAAAATTAC AAAAGGCTCGGGGAACTTAATGTTAAACAGCTAACGGAAGTTTTGGAGGCAGCTTCGATGGCTGTTTTGACGCGGAGCGGATGGGCCGAGCAAGAGATATATGCGATGTGCGCAGGCGCACGGAATGATGCGAGAAATCGCAGAATCCACGCAAAGTTGGATTT TTATGTCTTTACGGCTCAGAGACCGCCGCCATCGGGCGCAACGGAGAACACCTAA
- a CDS encoding uncharacterized protein (BUSCO:85793at4751~EggNog:ENOG410PHYP~COG:D~BUSCO:966at33183) has protein sequence MEDPAHSKERDSSPLSEPTGASLAEDTNRRQSGRVRRKPELFSSQTFTPGSTKRKRANSPREDDENDASDEGDAEEDHHEEVEDEEVDDESEGEPDEEELRERRRAAKKATKKRAKEGNKKTKRAAKKPKIGNGVETELALRPFINGEAKKPKKPKKQHLRPSGFVGEEGLYAEVFARGHTTDAVAAEWLTRYEEHNINAMCDLVNFILRCTGADSKVDVHDIEDVDNVANRLNDLQEEYQLQNITEYPLISKSKKFRGFQSVLTGYFESLIRTIHSASILYNDAALLENIQAWITSMSSAPIRPFRHTATIISLTIVTTLCHLAKEVSTTLSNTRKQLETEKKKKTVNKGRVGALQSKVQENEQKLETIDGIIHDSFDTVFVHRYRDVDPKIRAECMTALGVWIITYRQVFFEGQYLRYLGWVLSDTFAHTRSVVVHQLRRLFQNKDNIPGLRAFTERFRPRVVEMAVRDAESSVRAAAVDLADLIRDAGLLEPDDIDSIGRLVLDTEAKVRKAAGKFFVANIQDVYDSQVEGLEDELNESFGDDDEDDDFKIPKRSWIKYKCLVDMLQAYDMQQSELTEEQEASSKTNLFANQVESRFALATDSIYPHLQELSQWESLAGYLLYDHSQIPESAADDTSGNTIKQLYRLGDGQEAILLEVLGAAVKLHTQEVSKSDTDKKGRRTKQLVEMMEAKQEAVAHSLSQIIPQLLNKFGAVPEAASAVLRLEHLVNLDLIQDLQKDAAAYAEILNNINKQFLIHSDQNVLAEATVAFLHARTSEELREAMENKVQELWDDTLDALCTVVANKHVQSDDTLSLSILGSLKDTIVRISNLASIFDCTSILETSPQGSNKRKSRAEPPVDILLTIAKRGLRLPDSDEEVDLIEEELIFSTFKTLLVYFMWKIQSLKSGISNGKASFNGQFFERLSNRQEACIAILTAIMDTRKGVDRTRIAAAMTLLDLQTAFGTLRHISNRAREGDDETMSQIEDLVRDISPTASASISRIHDAVLKAYAKKTHHAIDLPADEEPLSQEDLEDSSDEEDEDMDDDVDDVQSSARRMRAQLLAEQKLCEFTGKIVLAIIGHVLDSSGSQAGKLKTKLLRNRTRLGHNYKAVLAYLEDDKAPARRTSKPNPRNQQINGATGNLSNGKVKSAERVVDDEEDDEGEGVQHVEEDEEDDLRARGLVEDENNPVTGYGEGEDAESPLTSAEDDIMGD, from the exons ATGGAGGACCCCGCGCACTCCAAGGAACGCGACTCCAGTCCGCTGTCTGAACCCACCGGTGCCTCTCTTGCCGAAGACACCAACAGACGCCAGTCAGGGCGCGTGCGGCGGAAACCTGAACTATTCTCCTCGCAAACATTCACTCCCGGTTCGACGAAGCGGAAACGTGCGAATTCGCCCCGCGAGGATGATGAGAATGACGCGTCGGACGAGGGTGATGCTGAAGAAGATCATCATGAAGAAGTCGAGGATGAGGAGGTAGATGATGAAAGTGAAGGTGAGCCCGATGAGGAAGAACTTCGGGAGAGGCGAAGAGCGGCAAAGAAGGCTACGAAGAAGAGAGCGAAGGAGGGAAATAAAAAAACCAAACGAGCGGCCAAAAAGCCCAAAATCGGCAATGGTGTCGAGACGGAACTTGCGCTGCGACCATTTATCAATGGAGAAGCAAAGAAACCAAAGAAGCCGAAGAAGCAGCATCTGCGACCAAGCGGATTTGTCGGTGAGGAAGGCTTATATG CCGAGGTTTTTGCTCGAGGCCATACTACGGATGCCGTCGCAGCTGAATGGCTTACAAGATACGAGGAACATAATATCAATGCGATGTGCGACCTCGTAAATTTTATTCTGAGATGCACGGGCGCCGACTCAAAGGTCGATGTACATGATATTGAAGACGTAGACAACGTCGCAAACCGCCTAAACGATCTACAGGAGGAATACCAATTGCAAAACATTACGGAATACCCTCTCATATCAAAATCCAAGAAATTCAGAGGCTTTCAGTCCGTATTGACCGGATATTTCGAATCACTAATCAGAACCATCCACAGCGCCTCGATACTGTATAATGACGCCGCGTTGCTAGAGAATATTCAAGCTTGGATAACGTCAATGTCTTCTGCACCCATTCGACCGTTTAGACATACCGCCACTATAATTTCCTTGACGATTGTTACGACTCTGTGTCATCTCGCGAAGGAGGTTTCCACAACATTGTCGAATACGAGGAAGCAACTTGAAactgaaaaaaagaagaagacggtTAACAAGGGTAGAGTGGGTGCGCTCCAATCGAAGGTTCAAGAGAATGAGCAGAAACTTGAGACTATAGACGGGATTATTCATGACTCTTTCGACACCGTTTTCGTACATCGATATAGAGACGTTGATCCCAAAATTCGGGCGGAGTGTATGACCGCACTTGGTGTATGGATAATAACGTACAGACAAGTTTTTTTCGAGGGTCAATATCTTCGATACTTGGGCTGGGTTCTTTCAGATACTTTTGCTCATACGCGATCGGTTGTCGTTCACCAACTCCGTCGCCTATTTCAGAACAAGGATAATATACCCGGACTCCGGGCTTTCACGGAACGCTTTCGCCCAAGAGTTGTGGAAATGGCCGTACGGGATGCGGAAAGCAGCGTTAGAGCTGCGGCGGTGGATCTAGCGGATCTAATCCGTGATGCCGGTCTTTTGGAGCCAGATGACATCGACAGTATCGGACGACTTGTCTTGGATACCGAGGCGAAAGTACGCAAAGCAGCTGGCAAATTTTTCGTGGCCAATATTCAAGACGTTTACGATTCACAGGTAGAAGGGTTGGAAGATGAGCTCAACGAGTCATTtggagatgatgatgaagatgatgatttCAAGATTCCTAAGCGCTCTTGGATCAAATATAAATGCTTGGTTGATATGCTCCAAGCGTACGATATGCAGCAATCTGAACTCACCGAGGAACAGGAAGCATCGAGTAAAACGAATTTGTTTGCCAACCAGGTTGAATCCAGATTTGCACTTGCAACGGACAGTATCTACCCTCATCTCCAGGAACTGAGCCAATGGGAATCTTTAGCTGGATATCTTCTATACGACCATTCTCAAATTCCGGAGTCGGCGGCCGATGATACTTCCGGAAATACTATCAAACAGCTGTATAGACTCGGCGATGGCCAGGAAGCTATCTTACTTGAGGTATTGGGTGCTGCAGTCAAGCTTCATACCCAGGAGGTTTCGAAGTCTGACACAGATAAGAAAGGTAGAAGGACAAAGCAATTAGTGGAAATGATGGAGGCCAAGCAGGAAGCTGTTGCCCATAGCCTTTCGCAGATCATTCCCCAGCTCCTCAACAAATTCGGCGCTGTTCCAGAAGCTGCGTCAGCAGTTCTAAGGCTAGAACACCTCGTCAATCTTGACCTCATTCAGGATCTCCAGAAGGATGCTGCGGCGTACGCAGAAATTCTAAACAATATTAATAAGCAGTTTTTGATCCATTCTGACCAGAATGTGCTGGCCGAGGCGACCGTTGCATTCCTTCATGCCCGAACGTCTGAAGAACTTAGGGAAGCGATGGAAAATAAAGTCCAAGAACTATGGGATGATACACTAGACGCATTGTGCACAGTTGTGGCAAACAAGCACGTTCAGAGCGATGACACACTCTCCCTGAGTATACTAGGCTCCTTGAAAGACACTATTGTTCGAATCTCAAATCTCGCCAGTATATTTGACTGCACATCAATTCTCGAAACGTCTCCTCAAGGATCTAACAAGCGAAAGTCCAGAGCAGAGCCCCCCGTggatatattattaactaTTGCTAAACGAGGACTTCGCCTTCCAGATTCCGACGAAGAGGTTGATTTGATTGAGGAAGAACTGATTTTCAGTACTTTTAAGacactgcttgtctatttTATGTGGAAAATCCAATCGTTGAAATCTGGCATTTCGAATGGGAAAGCATCTTTCAATGGACAATTCTTTGAGAGACTATCGAATCGTCAAGAAGCATGCATCGCTATCCTTACGGCTATCATGGACACGCGGAAGGGAGTGGATCGCACGAGGATTGCAGCCGCAATGACTCTTCTCGATTTACAGACCGCATTTGGTACACTTCGGCATATATCCAATAGAGCCCGTGAAGGTGACGATGAAACAATGTCACAAATCGAAGACCTAGTGCGAGATATTTCTCCAACAGCGTCTGCATCTATTTCGCGTATCCATGACGCAGTGCTTAAAGCATATGCTAAGAAAACGCATCACGCGATTGATCTCCCAGCGGATGAGGAGCCACTCTCGCAAGAGGATCTCGAAGATAGTTCGGACGAGGAAGATGAGGACATGGATGATGACGTGGACGACGTACAGTCAAGTGCGCGACGCATGCGCGCTCAGCTCCTAGCTGAACAAAAGCTCTGCGAATTTACGGGGAAAATCGTCCTAGCAATTATCGGCCATGTATTGGATTCTTCGGGTTCACAAGCCGGTAAATTAAAGACGAAATTGCTCCGCAACAGAACGCGACTAGGCCATAATTACAAGGCTGTTTTGGCATACTTAGAGGACGACAAAGCGCCGGCTCGGCGAACTTCCAAGCCTAACCCTAGAAACCAGCAAATTAATGGGGCCACCGGAAATTTGAGCAATGGCAAGGTCAAATCTGCTGAAAGAGTGGTTGAtgacgaagaagatgatgaaggaGAGGGTGTTCAACATGTAGAggaagatgaggaggacGATTTACGTGCTAGGGGACTTGTTGAGGATGAAAATAACCCGGTGACGGGCTATGGCGAGGGTGAAGACGCAGAGTCACCGCTTACGTCTGCTGAAGATGATATAATGGGTGATTGA